From the genome of SAR324 cluster bacterium, one region includes:
- a CDS encoding response regulator: MASILIVDDDLPFLEHIGEMLVQMGHFPNMLSRTEYILARISQEVFDLLLLDIHFPDANGINLLKQIRAKPEFEHLPVIMVTGDEDATLMESCFEANASDYISKPVKPALLKARIESAIRNCQCQRLLFEENKKMEQFHGIVLKILDYATEAIVIVDESREIIFLNQCAVLLFGSASSQLYGQPITLLLFQEDLNSILQTLKSTMRKSQNIPYSFKIAVKTQDRGTFMQLTDVFPLEIENNLTLAFIFHQSDLEIPFDSDPVVIPDNNLHEQFKIQKTRIETVIDGFSDILGMVTNSGKLMLEELQDMVTAQNELEEIFANNLSMQEIRQNLVNVMNLALELWETTTGKSKAELAGASKFWRVHMDNGSLRTKTMDRYLNVQSLPLRPRWNDVIFTVEYVLSVCSSNIPLCKDLERQLLILKSMLQSKNVK, translated from the coding sequence ATGGCATCCATACTTATTGTTGATGATGATCTGCCTTTTCTGGAGCACATTGGCGAAATGCTGGTCCAAATGGGACATTTTCCAAACATGCTTTCAAGAACTGAATATATCCTGGCGCGGATTTCACAGGAAGTGTTTGATCTACTGTTGCTGGACATCCATTTCCCTGACGCAAACGGCATCAACCTGTTGAAACAGATCCGGGCAAAACCTGAATTTGAGCATTTACCTGTCATCATGGTTACCGGGGATGAAGATGCGACCTTGATGGAATCGTGTTTTGAGGCCAATGCTTCAGATTATATCAGCAAACCAGTCAAACCCGCCTTACTCAAGGCAAGGATCGAATCAGCAATTAGAAACTGTCAATGTCAAAGATTACTGTTTGAAGAAAATAAAAAAATGGAACAGTTTCATGGCATTGTTTTGAAGATCCTGGATTATGCGACGGAAGCCATTGTTATAGTGGATGAATCCAGAGAAATCATATTTTTAAATCAATGTGCTGTTCTGTTGTTTGGTTCTGCCTCCAGTCAGTTATATGGTCAGCCAATAACGTTACTGCTTTTTCAGGAAGATTTGAATTCAATCCTTCAAACCTTGAAATCAACAATGAGAAAATCTCAAAATATTCCATATTCCTTCAAGATCGCCGTGAAGACCCAAGACCGGGGAACGTTTATGCAGTTGACTGATGTTTTTCCGCTTGAGATCGAAAATAATTTAACACTTGCCTTTATTTTCCATCAATCTGATTTAGAAATCCCTTTCGATTCCGACCCTGTTGTCATTCCTGATAACAATCTGCACGAGCAATTCAAGATCCAGAAAACTCGAATTGAAACTGTGATTGACGGGTTTAGCGATATTTTGGGAATGGTGACCAATAGCGGAAAATTGATGCTGGAGGAATTACAGGATATGGTTACCGCCCAAAATGAGCTTGAGGAAATTTTCGCAAACAATCTCAGCATGCAGGAAATTCGACAAAACCTGGTGAATGTGATGAACCTGGCTTTGGAACTATGGGAGACCACTACTGGAAAAAGCAAAGCAGAACTTGCTGGTGCCAGTAAATTCTGGCGAGTTCACATGGACAATGGAAGCTTGCGTACAAAAACCATGGATCGCTACCTGAATGTTCAGTCCCTGCCCCTTCGTCCTCGTTGGAACGATGTCATTTTTACCGTGGAATATGTTCTGTCGGTGTGTTCGTCCAATATTCCCTTATGCAAAGATCTGGAAAGACAACTTTTAATATTAAAATCCATGCTCCAATCAAAAAATGTCAAATAA